The following coding sequences lie in one Thermoleophilaceae bacterium genomic window:
- a CDS encoding M20 family metallopeptidase produces the protein MNELAGRLMEAAERARPELVERLLRLTAVDAPSGEPRALAAATDTFARELAELGGEVERHERSGITHLSTRLGPASGRHVLVLCHYDTVWPAGTAAERPGRLADGRLSGPGTYDMRGGIVAATGALRLLGHEGLAAPAHVLLTGDEETGSASSSELIVELARDAALVLVTEPPLPGGALKTARKGWASYTIAVEGRAAHAGLDPESGVSALDELLDALREISTLRAPALGTTLNIGSVGGGSRTNVVAADASAEFELRATTVAEQARADKVLSSLRARRDGARLSLTRNHGRPPMERTPAVAAAAARAQELAAQLGMQLDEGAAGGTSDANLIAPLGVPVLDGLGPEGDGAHALHEHVLVDSLVERTALIALLLADAGSGSRE, from the coding sequence GTGAACGAACTCGCTGGGCGGCTGATGGAAGCCGCCGAGCGCGCGCGACCTGAACTCGTCGAGCGCTTGCTGCGCCTCACCGCGGTGGACGCTCCGAGCGGCGAGCCGCGGGCGCTAGCAGCGGCGACCGACACATTCGCGCGCGAACTCGCCGAGCTCGGTGGCGAGGTGGAACGCCACGAGCGTTCCGGCATCACCCACCTCTCCACCCGCCTCGGCCCGGCGAGCGGCAGGCACGTGCTCGTGCTCTGCCACTACGACACCGTCTGGCCGGCGGGCACCGCGGCGGAACGTCCCGGGCGGCTGGCCGACGGCCGCCTCTCCGGGCCCGGCACCTATGACATGCGCGGCGGGATCGTGGCCGCTACCGGCGCGCTGCGGCTGCTCGGGCATGAGGGTTTGGCCGCGCCGGCGCACGTGCTGCTCACCGGCGACGAGGAGACCGGCAGCGCCAGCTCGAGCGAGCTGATCGTCGAACTGGCTCGCGACGCCGCGCTTGTGCTCGTCACGGAGCCCCCGCTCCCGGGCGGCGCGCTCAAGACCGCGAGGAAGGGCTGGGCGTCCTACACGATCGCGGTGGAGGGGCGCGCCGCGCACGCGGGTCTCGATCCGGAAAGCGGCGTGAGCGCGCTAGACGAGTTGCTGGACGCTCTTCGAGAGATCTCCACCCTGCGCGCGCCCGCCCTTGGCACGACGCTGAACATCGGCAGCGTGGGCGGCGGCTCGAGGACGAACGTGGTTGCGGCGGATGCGTCAGCGGAGTTCGAGCTGCGCGCCACCACCGTGGCGGAGCAGGCGCGCGCCGACAAGGTGCTGAGCTCTCTGCGGGCACGACGCGATGGCGCCAGGCTCTCCCTCACGCGCAACCATGGCCGCCCGCCGATGGAGCGCACGCCCGCCGTGGCCGCCGCGGCCGCCCGCGCGCAGGAGCTGGCGGCGCAGCTCGGGATGCAGCTCGACGAAGGGGCCGCGGGAGGCACGAGCGACGCCAACCTCATCGCGCCCCTCGGGGTGCCGGTGCTGGACGGCCTCGGCCCCGAGGGCGACGGCGCGCACGCGCTGCACGAGCACGTCCTGGTTGACTCACTGGTGGAGCGAACAGCGCTCATCGCGCTGCTGCTCGCTGACGCCGGGAGTGGGAGTAGGGAGTAG
- a CDS encoding c-type cytochrome, which produces MDREPGGIRHRLLLALAAAILVGIGGAIGIAANSGSGKTKTVAATTTAPQTSTAAVDPHVAAGAHDFVSFACARCHGEQGRGGVSPVVPALGTAAKTLTPAELRSIIDHGLGESANPKQPYMPVWGAVMSNTQVNDLVAYLRAGLPAVSTAVGPQIPKNQGPAVEGAALYQSYGCVNCHGPNGLGGVPNPQSADKTIPPLSGQDFRKEFNTDKKIIDVIQSGSVIGKAPIVSMPHWGGIIPPDQMQALVAYLKTLK; this is translated from the coding sequence ATGGACCGAGAGCCCGGTGGTATCAGGCACCGTCTCCTGCTCGCACTGGCGGCCGCGATTCTCGTGGGCATCGGCGGGGCGATCGGAATCGCCGCCAACAGCGGGAGCGGCAAGACCAAGACCGTGGCCGCCACCACCACCGCACCGCAGACCTCCACGGCGGCGGTGGATCCCCACGTGGCGGCCGGCGCGCACGACTTCGTCTCCTTCGCCTGTGCGCGTTGTCACGGTGAACAGGGCCGCGGCGGAGTGTCGCCTGTGGTGCCCGCGCTCGGCACCGCGGCGAAGACGCTCACGCCGGCCGAGCTCCGCTCGATCATCGATCACGGCCTCGGCGAATCGGCGAATCCGAAGCAGCCGTACATGCCGGTGTGGGGCGCCGTGATGTCGAACACGCAGGTGAACGACCTGGTGGCGTACCTGCGCGCGGGCCTGCCGGCCGTGTCCACCGCCGTCGGGCCGCAGATCCCGAAGAACCAAGGCCCCGCCGTTGAGGGCGCCGCGCTCTACCAGTCCTACGGGTGCGTGAACTGCCACGGCCCGAACGGGCTCGGCGGCGTTCCCAACCCGCAGTCGGCGGACAAGACGATCCCGCCGCTGTCGGGCCAGGACTTCCGCAAGGAGTTCAACACCGACAAGAAGATCATCGACGTGATCCAGTCGGGAAGCGTGATCGGCAAGGCGCCGATCGTGAGCATGCCGCACTGGGGCGGGATCATCCCGCCGGACCAGATGCAGGCTCTCGTTGCCTATCTCAAGACGCTGAAGTGA
- a CDS encoding universal stress protein, translating to MQMPFRTETDAFRVAVALGLVGAASLVLGFLVSRAWGIVLFSAGVAAGFVFEFSGRRSGRGPDLRQAAEAPHPHGASAGQRHVLVIAGEALSGQRLAAELRGAGEGVVELDVLAPILATRTHQLAGDIDSERDEARRRLEASLAWAAEHGFAAKGEVGDEDPLLAIEDELRDFGADEVVIVRSAAERRSWLANRMLRYLAKELDVPVREVLPGEDQGFSTLSGEKAPT from the coding sequence ATGCAGATGCCGTTCAGGACCGAGACCGACGCTTTCCGCGTCGCGGTGGCGCTGGGGCTCGTCGGCGCGGCGTCGCTCGTCCTGGGCTTCCTGGTTTCGCGCGCGTGGGGGATCGTGCTGTTCTCCGCGGGAGTGGCCGCCGGATTCGTGTTCGAGTTCAGCGGGCGCAGAAGCGGACGCGGGCCTGATCTGCGCCAGGCCGCGGAGGCCCCGCATCCGCACGGAGCGAGCGCGGGGCAGCGCCACGTGCTCGTGATCGCGGGGGAGGCGCTGAGCGGACAGCGGCTCGCGGCAGAGTTACGCGGAGCCGGCGAGGGCGTGGTGGAGCTCGACGTGCTCGCGCCGATTCTCGCCACGCGCACCCACCAGCTCGCGGGGGATATCGACAGCGAGCGCGACGAGGCGCGCAGGCGCCTCGAGGCGTCGCTCGCCTGGGCGGCGGAGCATGGGTTCGCGGCCAAGGGGGAGGTTGGCGACGAGGATCCGCTGCTGGCGATCGAGGACGAGCTGCGGGACTTCGGTGCCGATGAGGTGGTGATCGTGAGGAGCGCCGCCGAGCGGCGGAGCTGGCTCGCCAACCGCATGTTGCGCTACCTGGCGAAGGAGCTCGACGTGCCCGTGCGCGAGGTCCTGCCGGGAGAGGATCAGGGTTTCTCCACATTGTCCGGCGAGAAGGCGCCGACTTAG
- a CDS encoding DUF6325 family protein, which produces MSAVSQGKTDVSAAVAAAADELGPIDLVVFAYPPGAPMTGEAADILIDLVERGIIRVLDALFVQKNEDGTFSGFEARGLQPGSVGSFTVLEGASSGILGDEDAATAADGIEPGFAAVLILYENRWAAPFAAAVRHNGGVLVDNQRIPHDDVIAALEAIEAGA; this is translated from the coding sequence ATGAGTGCAGTCTCACAGGGCAAGACAGACGTCTCCGCTGCCGTCGCGGCGGCCGCAGACGAGCTGGGCCCGATCGACCTTGTCGTGTTCGCATATCCGCCGGGCGCGCCGATGACCGGCGAGGCGGCGGACATCCTGATCGACCTCGTGGAGCGCGGGATCATCCGCGTCCTCGACGCGCTGTTCGTCCAGAAGAACGAGGACGGGACCTTCTCCGGCTTCGAGGCGCGTGGCCTGCAGCCCGGATCCGTGGGGAGCTTCACCGTTCTCGAGGGTGCCTCCAGCGGAATCCTCGGCGACGAGGACGCCGCAACGGCCGCCGACGGCATCGAGCCCGGCTTCGCGGCCGTGCTGATCCTGTACGAGAACCGCTGGGCCGCGCCCTTCGCCGCGGCGGTGCGGCACAACGGCGGGGTGCTGGTGGACAACCAGCGCATCCCGCATGACGACGTGATCGCCGCGCTCGAGGCGATCGAAGCCGGCGCCTGA
- a CDS encoding SHOCT domain-containing protein — protein sequence MARTAVVAGTATAVSNRVSRRQASRWAQQEGGYDEPQQAAPPPPPPPAPAAPAPDPIQQLKELADLKERGVLSEQEFAEQKARILRR from the coding sequence ATGGCGCGCACCGCGGTGGTCGCGGGAACCGCCACGGCCGTGTCGAACCGCGTGAGCCGCCGCCAGGCGAGCCGCTGGGCGCAGCAGGAGGGTGGGTACGACGAGCCGCAGCAGGCCGCTCCGCCGCCGCCACCTCCTCCGGCCCCTGCGGCCCCTGCGCCGGATCCGATCCAGCAGCTCAAGGAGCTCGCCGACCTGAAGGAGCGCGGCGTACTCAGCGAGCAGGAGTTCGCGGAGCAGAAGGCGCGCATCCTGAGGAGGTAG
- a CDS encoding AI-2E family transporter, protein MSGLDFAGPDGSAAPSQAERRQGFAVYETLQRLGSMAWLIVGIVVVLVGAIWVLGQTSTIGGPLVAGAVIAAVAAPAVAALTTRRVPRVAATAMVLLALIAVGVLVVVLVLGGVSSQSAHISGTASRAVDKVQGWLEDVGVTSAGNAAQDVKKAVPEIRHTLLTGLAHGISGLTSIIVFLGFTIFSTFFMLKDGPSMRRWAERHMGLPLPIAQVVTGNTLHALRQYFLGLTIVGAFNGAVVGLGALALHVPLPGTIALVTMLASYVPILGAWTAGFFAFALALGAKGPSTALIMALIVFLANGPLQQIVQPITFGATLGLNPLVVLAVTISAGSLFGMLGLVLAAPLTSAAVNISRDLSRMRDAREGSEAKLEDAAPI, encoded by the coding sequence ATGTCCGGCCTCGACTTCGCAGGGCCGGACGGCAGCGCTGCTCCCAGCCAGGCGGAGCGCCGTCAGGGCTTCGCCGTCTACGAGACGCTTCAGCGCCTCGGCAGCATGGCATGGCTGATCGTCGGCATCGTGGTCGTGCTCGTGGGCGCGATCTGGGTGCTGGGGCAGACCTCCACGATCGGCGGGCCGCTCGTGGCGGGCGCGGTGATCGCAGCCGTGGCCGCGCCTGCGGTGGCGGCGCTCACCACCCGCCGCGTACCGCGCGTGGCGGCCACCGCGATGGTGCTGCTCGCCCTCATCGCGGTCGGCGTGCTGGTTGTGGTGCTCGTGCTCGGCGGGGTGAGCTCACAGTCGGCGCACATCAGCGGCACCGCCTCGCGCGCGGTGGACAAGGTTCAGGGCTGGCTCGAGGACGTCGGCGTCACGTCCGCCGGGAACGCGGCCCAGGATGTGAAGAAGGCCGTGCCTGAGATCCGGCACACGCTCCTGACCGGACTCGCCCACGGGATCAGCGGCCTCACGTCGATCATCGTGTTCCTCGGCTTCACGATCTTCAGCACGTTCTTCATGCTCAAGGACGGACCGTCGATGCGGCGCTGGGCGGAGCGTCACATGGGACTGCCGCTGCCGATCGCCCAGGTGGTCACCGGCAACACGCTGCACGCCCTGCGCCAGTACTTCCTGGGGCTGACGATCGTGGGCGCGTTCAACGGCGCGGTGGTTGGCCTCGGCGCTCTGGCGCTTCATGTGCCGCTCCCGGGGACGATCGCGCTCGTGACGATGCTGGCGAGCTACGTGCCGATCCTCGGGGCGTGGACCGCGGGTTTCTTCGCCTTCGCTCTGGCGCTTGGCGCCAAGGGCCCCTCCACCGCGTTGATCATGGCGCTGATCGTGTTCCTCGCGAACGGCCCGCTCCAGCAGATCGTGCAGCCGATCACCTTCGGCGCGACGCTGGGCCTCAACCCACTCGTGGTGCTGGCCGTGACCATCTCCGCCGGCAGCCTGTTCGGCATGCTCGGCCTCGTGCTGGCGGCTCCGCTCACCTCTGCCGCCGTGAACATCAGCCGCGACCTCTCGCGCATGAGGGATGCACGCGAGGGGAGCGAGGCGAAGCTGGAGGACGCCGCCCCCATATAA
- a CDS encoding D-glucuronyl C5-epimerase family protein has protein sequence MRRLGEIVCLLLLVACAATPATAAAKAKKKKPDPVVTTLARLQARGGTAGSQATAWRSLYNEGKIAARHLRGDARTNMRGVLGNLTSLARRHLLGGRAYPAFLILQRNVEWFWQDRKGPMAYGTRTTFPGSQLIYEFYPGSGWQLQPLANFGKINGLLKLKHPKAGQIESYADEMLQTAVTRHGFLAFEYYFPWSGGAPGWVSGMATATGMQALSTLAQRDGDARYSDAAHSMLGVFKSGPPWGIQIQRPEGIFFLQYSQDPSLLVGNAYAQSILGLDVYARNSGDTDAAALVDQGVAAARRILPQYDTGAWSLYYRSPKGPGHESDLSYHELFGSFLDEMCQRWQAPFCDLAANFHRYETEPVKLTNLRARVDKRRKQLRVGFTISKRSGITLSVKRGTKPVYTFLSPLEHGAHKVNWPLPKRGSYQILLSAKSLNGITSSTTIDVKVPR, from the coding sequence GTGAGGCGTCTAGGGGAGATCGTCTGCTTGCTGCTGCTCGTCGCGTGCGCGGCCACTCCGGCCACTGCGGCGGCGAAGGCGAAGAAGAAGAAGCCGGATCCGGTGGTTACCACGCTGGCCAGGCTCCAGGCGCGCGGCGGCACCGCGGGCTCGCAGGCCACGGCGTGGCGGAGCCTCTACAACGAGGGCAAGATCGCGGCGAGGCACCTGCGCGGCGATGCGCGCACCAACATGCGCGGCGTTCTCGGCAACCTCACATCGCTCGCACGCAGGCACCTGCTCGGCGGCCGCGCGTACCCGGCGTTCCTCATCCTTCAGCGCAACGTCGAGTGGTTCTGGCAGGACCGCAAGGGGCCGATGGCCTACGGCACGCGCACCACCTTCCCCGGCTCTCAGCTGATCTACGAGTTCTATCCGGGCTCCGGCTGGCAGCTTCAGCCGCTCGCGAACTTCGGCAAGATCAACGGGCTTCTGAAGCTCAAGCATCCCAAGGCGGGCCAGATCGAGAGCTACGCTGACGAGATGCTCCAGACGGCCGTCACGCGCCACGGCTTCCTCGCCTTCGAGTACTACTTCCCCTGGTCCGGCGGCGCGCCCGGCTGGGTGTCCGGGATGGCCACAGCCACCGGCATGCAGGCGCTATCCACGCTCGCGCAGCGCGACGGCGACGCTCGCTATTCGGACGCCGCCCACTCGATGCTCGGGGTGTTCAAGTCCGGGCCGCCGTGGGGAATCCAGATCCAGCGACCCGAGGGCATCTTCTTCCTGCAGTACTCGCAGGACCCGTCGCTGCTAGTGGGCAACGCCTACGCGCAGTCGATCCTCGGGCTCGACGTGTACGCCCGCAACAGCGGAGACACGGACGCCGCCGCTCTGGTTGACCAGGGCGTGGCCGCCGCGCGCCGCATCCTGCCGCAGTACGACACGGGCGCCTGGTCGCTCTACTACCGGAGCCCGAAGGGCCCGGGCCACGAGTCAGACCTGAGCTACCACGAGCTGTTCGGCTCGTTCCTCGATGAGATGTGCCAGCGCTGGCAGGCCCCGTTCTGCGACCTCGCCGCGAACTTCCACCGCTACGAGACGGAGCCCGTCAAGCTCACGAACCTCCGCGCGCGCGTGGACAAGCGAAGGAAGCAGCTGCGCGTGGGCTTCACGATCTCCAAGCGCTCGGGCATCACGCTCAGCGTCAAGCGCGGCACGAAGCCGGTGTACACCTTCCTCTCCCCGCTCGAGCACGGTGCCCACAAGGTCAACTGGCCATTGCCGAAGCGCGGGAGCTACCAGATCCTGCTGAGCGCGAAGAGCCTGAACGGCATCACGAGCAGCACGACGATCGACGTGAAGGTCCCGCGCTAG
- the nucS gene encoding endonuclease NucS has product MRLVVARCEVRYSGRLSAVLPEALRLLMFKSDGSVMVHSDAGGYKPENWMTPPTVIEESENEIVVRKLGGEDRLDIRLAEIVSDVTHDMGEAAALQKDGVERELQELLADAPEWCGEGFRLVRREWPTDIGPVDLMCKDAEEDWIAVEIKRLGTISAVEQLTRYLERIRLDPSMGSCRGVLAAQSIKPQARVLAEARGIDCVEVDLAVLRGEREPDLTLFA; this is encoded by the coding sequence ATGCGCCTGGTCGTAGCCCGTTGCGAGGTCCGCTACTCCGGCCGCCTTTCGGCGGTGCTGCCGGAGGCGCTGCGGCTGCTCATGTTCAAGTCGGACGGCTCCGTGATGGTGCATTCCGACGCGGGTGGCTACAAGCCGGAGAACTGGATGACGCCGCCGACCGTGATCGAGGAATCCGAGAACGAGATCGTGGTGCGCAAGCTCGGCGGTGAGGACCGGCTGGACATCCGGCTCGCCGAGATCGTCTCGGACGTGACGCACGACATGGGGGAGGCCGCCGCGCTCCAGAAGGACGGCGTGGAGCGGGAGCTGCAGGAGCTGCTGGCTGACGCGCCGGAGTGGTGCGGCGAGGGCTTCCGCCTCGTGCGCCGTGAGTGGCCCACCGACATCGGCCCGGTCGACCTCATGTGCAAGGACGCGGAGGAGGACTGGATAGCCGTCGAGATCAAGCGGCTCGGCACGATCTCGGCCGTGGAGCAGCTCACGCGCTACCTCGAGCGGATCCGGCTCGACCCGTCGATGGGGTCGTGCCGCGGAGTGCTCGCGGCGCAGTCGATCAAGCCGCAGGCGCGCGTGCTCGCGGAGGCGCGCGGGATCGACTGCGTGGAGGTGGACCTCGCCGTGCTTCGGGGCGAGCGCGAGCCGGACCTCACCCTGTTCGCATAG
- a CDS encoding LLM class F420-dependent oxidoreductase, with the protein MDFGRVGVWSGELRRHPDLGEVGEAAAELEELGYSALFIPGGAGGDILERSELLLGATRRVPVAPGILNVWMHEGGEVAGEWARIDSAHGGRFELGLGIGHAPSVNAVEPGLYRKPYSKMRSYLDELDAASPPVPPERRFLAALGPRMLELSRDRSAGAHPYFVPVEHTSYAREVLGPDALLAPEQAVLLETDRARARERARGHLERYLQLPNYTNNLLRHGFTEEDLRDGGSDGLVDGIVAWGDEAAIAQRVRAHHDAGADHVCIQVVGVEPGTLPLDDWRRLARALL; encoded by the coding sequence GTGGACTTCGGGCGAGTGGGAGTTTGGAGCGGTGAGCTGCGGCGCCATCCCGACCTTGGCGAGGTCGGGGAGGCCGCTGCCGAGCTCGAGGAGCTCGGCTACTCGGCGCTGTTCATCCCGGGTGGCGCGGGCGGCGACATCCTGGAGCGGTCCGAGCTCCTGCTGGGCGCCACCCGCCGGGTGCCGGTTGCGCCCGGGATCCTGAACGTCTGGATGCACGAGGGCGGCGAGGTGGCCGGCGAGTGGGCTCGCATCGATTCCGCGCACGGCGGGCGCTTCGAGCTCGGCCTGGGGATCGGGCATGCGCCGTCGGTGAACGCCGTTGAGCCTGGGCTCTACCGCAAGCCGTATTCCAAGATGCGCTCGTACCTCGACGAGCTGGACGCGGCGTCGCCGCCGGTCCCCCCGGAGCGCCGCTTCCTCGCCGCGCTCGGGCCACGGATGCTCGAGCTGTCGCGCGACCGCAGCGCGGGCGCTCATCCCTACTTCGTCCCGGTGGAGCACACCTCTTACGCGCGCGAGGTGCTTGGGCCGGACGCCCTGCTCGCGCCCGAGCAGGCCGTGCTGCTCGAGACTGATCGCGCTCGCGCGCGCGAGCGCGCCCGCGGCCACCTCGAGCGCTACCTCCAGCTTCCGAACTACACGAACAACCTGCTGCGCCACGGCTTCACGGAGGAGGACCTCCGCGACGGCGGCAGCGACGGCCTGGTGGACGGCATCGTCGCCTGGGGAGACGAGGCGGCGATTGCGCAGCGCGTGCGCGCCCACCACGACGCGGGCGCCGACCACGTGTGCATCCAGGTGGTGGGCGTCGAGCCGGGCACGCTGCCGCTGGACGACTGGCGCCGCCTGGCCCGGGCGCTGCTCTGA
- a CDS encoding sulfite oxidase, which yields MTPYGKRDDLIVHEEEPFNAETSPAALAEGPVTANDAFYVRDHGDVPEIDAAEWRLRVHGLVERELDLSLQTLREAFREREVCATLQCAGNRRVGLMAIRDIPGESPWAAGATGTATWTGVALADVLALAGPLPDASHVGFEGADLCDEVPKAPERFGGSIPLDKARRREVLLAWGMNGEPLPPVHGAPLRVVVPGYIGARSVKWLDRIEVRSWPWHGYYQHVAYRLLPEDGTPGPGVGMPLGLVALNSDILVPADGSTVPAGRVEVRGYAFAGGERHVARVDVSLDGGETWTQAELLEDLGPWAWRHWRIEPELEPGEHEILVRAWDSSAATQPNDDAALWNPKGYVNNARPRVRVTAV from the coding sequence GTGACTCCGTACGGCAAGCGAGACGACCTCATCGTGCACGAGGAGGAGCCGTTCAACGCGGAGACGAGCCCAGCCGCTCTGGCGGAGGGCCCTGTCACGGCCAATGACGCGTTCTACGTTCGCGACCACGGCGATGTGCCGGAGATCGATGCGGCGGAGTGGCGGCTGCGGGTGCACGGGCTGGTGGAGCGGGAGCTCGACCTCTCGCTGCAGACGCTGCGCGAGGCCTTCCGCGAGCGCGAGGTCTGCGCCACGCTGCAGTGTGCCGGCAACCGCCGCGTGGGCCTGATGGCCATTCGCGACATTCCCGGAGAGTCGCCCTGGGCCGCCGGTGCCACCGGCACAGCCACGTGGACCGGCGTGGCGCTCGCGGACGTGCTCGCTCTGGCCGGGCCGCTGCCGGACGCGTCGCACGTGGGTTTCGAGGGCGCCGATCTGTGCGACGAGGTGCCGAAGGCGCCCGAGCGCTTCGGCGGCTCGATTCCGCTCGACAAGGCGCGCCGCCGCGAGGTGCTGCTGGCCTGGGGGATGAACGGCGAGCCGCTCCCGCCCGTTCACGGCGCGCCGCTGCGCGTGGTGGTACCCGGATACATCGGCGCCCGCAGCGTCAAGTGGCTCGACCGCATCGAGGTCCGTTCGTGGCCGTGGCATGGTTACTACCAGCACGTCGCGTACCGCCTGCTGCCAGAGGACGGTACGCCCGGGCCGGGGGTGGGGATGCCGCTCGGCCTCGTGGCGCTCAACTCGGACATCCTCGTGCCCGCGGACGGCTCCACCGTGCCGGCCGGGCGGGTGGAGGTGCGCGGCTACGCGTTCGCGGGAGGCGAGCGGCACGTGGCGCGCGTGGACGTGTCGCTTGACGGTGGCGAGACGTGGACGCAGGCCGAGCTGCTCGAGGATCTGGGCCCGTGGGCGTGGCGGCACTGGCGGATCGAGCCCGAGCTCGAACCCGGGGAGCACGAGATCCTCGTGCGCGCGTGGGACTCCTCGGCCGCCACCCAACCGAACGACGACGCCGCCCTCTGGAATCCCAAGGGCTACGTGAACAACGCGCGCCCACGCGTGCGCGTGACAGCGGTGTGA
- a CDS encoding ABC transporter ATP-binding protein → MISPRIARLESNGGGPRPPQETLPPDAHVPLSRIARLFHEYRLRLALLLTLIVISAGVGVVSPFLLRAVLDTAIPQRDTTLLTLLVLGMIGVSVTSGAIGVAQTWMSNSVGQRVMHDLRASVYAHLQRMSLAFFTRTHTGEVQSRIANDIGGIDNVVTSTATSIMSNVTTVLATLVAMVALNWLLAVFSLALLPFFLWLTRRVGQERKRITSVRQSRLADMSTLVEESLSVSGILLGKTMGRGPELARRFTAESAELADLEVRSRMAGRWRMASVQMSFAIMPACVYWFAGISIAHGSTALSIGTVVAFTTLQTRLLFPMQSLLSVGLDVQTSLAMFARIFEYLDLPVDIDEREDPVELRDVRGDVAFEDVWFRYDPDAPWTLADVDAVVPAGTKTAIVGETGSGKTTMAYLVARLYEPERGRVTIDGVDVAHVSLGSLASTVGLVSQDTYLFHASIRENLRFACPDASDEELEAAARAAQIHDLIVSLPDGYETLVGERGYRFSGGEKQRIAIARTVLRNPPVLVLDEATSALDNETERALQTALDELARGRTTIAIAHRLSTVRDADQILVLDQGRVVERGTHEELLALDGRYAELAGGATFDLEASADTVP, encoded by the coding sequence ATGATCTCGCCGAGGATCGCGCGCCTCGAATCGAACGGTGGAGGGCCACGTCCGCCACAGGAGACGCTGCCACCGGACGCGCATGTTCCGCTGAGCCGGATCGCCCGCCTGTTCCACGAGTACCGGCTGCGGCTCGCGCTTCTGCTCACGCTGATCGTGATCTCGGCCGGCGTCGGCGTGGTGAGCCCATTCCTCCTGCGCGCGGTGCTCGACACGGCGATCCCCCAGCGCGACACCACGCTCCTCACGTTGCTCGTGCTCGGCATGATCGGCGTGTCCGTGACGAGCGGCGCGATCGGCGTGGCGCAGACCTGGATGTCGAACAGCGTCGGGCAGCGCGTGATGCACGATCTGCGCGCCTCTGTCTACGCGCACCTCCAGCGCATGTCGCTCGCCTTCTTCACCCGCACGCACACGGGGGAGGTGCAGTCGCGCATCGCCAACGACATCGGGGGAATCGACAACGTCGTGACGAGCACCGCCACCTCGATCATGTCGAACGTGACCACGGTGCTCGCCACGCTCGTGGCGATGGTCGCGCTCAACTGGCTGCTCGCGGTGTTCTCGCTGGCGCTCCTGCCGTTCTTCCTGTGGCTCACGCGCAGGGTGGGGCAGGAGCGCAAGCGCATCACGTCCGTACGCCAGTCGCGGCTTGCGGACATGTCCACGCTCGTGGAGGAGTCGCTGTCCGTGTCCGGCATCTTGCTCGGCAAGACGATGGGTCGCGGCCCGGAGCTGGCGCGGCGCTTCACGGCGGAGTCCGCGGAGCTCGCGGACCTCGAGGTGCGCAGCCGCATGGCGGGGCGCTGGCGGATGGCGTCAGTGCAGATGAGCTTCGCGATCATGCCCGCGTGCGTGTACTGGTTCGCGGGAATCAGCATCGCGCACGGCAGCACGGCGCTGTCGATCGGCACGGTTGTCGCTTTCACCACCCTGCAGACGCGGCTGCTCTTCCCGATGCAGTCGCTTCTGTCGGTGGGCCTCGACGTGCAGACGTCGCTCGCGATGTTCGCCCGCATCTTCGAGTACCTCGACCTGCCGGTGGACATCGACGAGCGCGAAGACCCAGTGGAGCTGCGCGACGTGCGCGGCGACGTTGCGTTCGAGGACGTCTGGTTCCGCTACGACCCCGACGCGCCGTGGACTCTGGCCGATGTCGACGCGGTGGTGCCGGCGGGCACGAAGACGGCGATCGTGGGCGAGACCGGATCGGGCAAGACGACGATGGCCTACCTGGTCGCACGCCTCTACGAGCCGGAGCGCGGGCGGGTGACGATTGACGGCGTGGACGTCGCGCACGTGAGTCTCGGCTCGCTCGCCTCCACCGTGGGCCTCGTCTCGCAGGACACCTATCTCTTCCACGCGAGCATCCGGGAGAACCTCCGCTTCGCCTGCCCGGACGCTTCCGACGAGGAGCTCGAGGCCGCGGCGCGGGCCGCACAGATCCACGATCTGATCGTCTCGCTTCCTGACGGGTACGAGACGCTCGTGGGCGAGCGCGGTTACCGCTTCTCCGGCGGAGAGAAGCAGCGGATCGCTATCGCGCGCACGGTGCTGCGGAATCCGCCGGTGCTGGTGCTGGACGAGGCCACCAGTGCCCTCGACAACGAGACCGAGCGGGCCCTGCAGACCGCGCTCGACGAGCTCGCGCGCGGCCGCACCACGATCGCCATCGCACACCGCCTGTCAACCGTGCGCGACGCGGACCAGATCCTCGTGCTCGACCAGGGCCGCGTGGTGGAGCGCGGGACGCACGAGGAGCTGCTTGCGCTGGATGGCCGCTACGCCGAGCTGGCGGGGGGCGCGACGTTCGACCTCGAGGCGAGCGCGGACACCGTGCCGTAG